The Bradyrhizobium sp. WBAH42 genome includes a window with the following:
- a CDS encoding YqaJ viral recombinase family protein: MDSRAFPPSRRAFIGGSDAKIIMGVDEAALLRLWQEKRGEREPQDLANDLVVQLGSVTEPLNRHWYETHTGHKVSEVQRQFFHPLHRWMAATLDGRIDATGAVFEAKFMLPWNFSEELAAEKHMPQLQHNMWVTASRTAVLSVITGGGKWVEITVGADPLYQHLLLTAEKKFWRCVANGEPPRLFGIEPPRARLQAVRAVDMSASNAWAALAEVFRRTRDAAIDHERAKSELKALVPEDAREATGHGVRAKRSKSGAISFELTGRP; encoded by the coding sequence ATGGATAGCCGAGCATTTCCGCCAAGCCGCCGCGCTTTCATCGGCGGTTCGGATGCAAAGATCATCATGGGCGTCGATGAGGCCGCCTTGCTGCGGCTGTGGCAGGAGAAGCGCGGCGAACGCGAACCCCAAGACCTGGCCAATGATCTGGTGGTGCAGCTCGGCTCGGTCACCGAGCCCCTCAACCGGCACTGGTATGAGACCCACACCGGGCACAAGGTGAGCGAGGTGCAGCGGCAGTTCTTCCATCCACTTCACCGCTGGATGGCCGCCACGCTCGACGGCCGAATCGATGCCACGGGCGCGGTGTTCGAGGCTAAATTTATGCTGCCGTGGAATTTTTCGGAAGAGCTCGCGGCGGAAAAGCACATGCCGCAGCTGCAGCACAACATGTGGGTGACGGCATCGCGGACGGCGGTGTTGTCGGTCATTACCGGCGGCGGCAAGTGGGTGGAGATAACGGTCGGAGCCGATCCTCTCTACCAGCACCTGCTGCTGACCGCAGAGAAAAAATTCTGGCGCTGTGTGGCGAACGGAGAGCCGCCCCGACTGTTCGGCATCGAGCCGCCGAGAGCGCGCTTGCAAGCGGTGCGCGCGGTGGACATGAGCGCCTCCAACGCCTGGGCTGCTTTGGCGGAGGTGTTTCGCCGCACGCGCGACGCGGCGATCGACCATGAGCGGGCGAAAAGCGAACTGAAGGCCCTCGTGCCGGAAGATGCCCGAGAAGCAACCGGCCATGGGGTACGTGCCAAGCGCTCGAAATCCGGCGCGATCAGCTTTGAGCTGACTGGGCGTCCATAG
- a CDS encoding ERF family protein: protein MYQSSQSINQVAAALARAQAELENPEKALTATLPGPFPNSECHSFRYASLARGLEIVRKSLSKQEIATVQATALEPESGLIRLTTALLHSSGEWIASDWPVCTIADIATPHRMGAALTYARRYALFTLIGIAGEDEFDAPDLAIRPGSNPPADELGSPPGVVPPGSPLPTANAPWRAETKRAAAGQAAAPATEPKTSEALAARLLAELQSLANVEDIDRWAQRVWRHANTLTVRGAQRLGEALEDRLTRLQAAEQSTPSPEAADTDGAASWARVGKLQRRRDREHLRFVAKQPCLACGRSPSDPHHLQFAQPRGLGLKVSDEFTVPLCRAHHRELHRASNEVEWWLRLAIEPLEVARRLWLTTHPL from the coding sequence ATGTATCAATCAAGCCAGAGCATCAATCAGGTCGCCGCCGCGCTCGCCCGCGCACAGGCCGAGCTGGAAAACCCGGAAAAGGCGCTCACGGCGACGCTGCCTGGACCCTTCCCCAACAGCGAATGCCACAGCTTCCGCTATGCCTCCTTGGCGCGCGGGCTTGAGATTGTGCGCAAGAGCTTGAGCAAACAGGAGATCGCCACAGTGCAGGCCACGGCGCTTGAGCCGGAGAGCGGGCTGATCCGGCTCACCACCGCCCTGCTCCACAGCTCAGGCGAATGGATTGCGTCAGACTGGCCGGTCTGCACCATCGCCGACATCGCCACGCCGCATCGGATGGGCGCTGCGCTGACCTACGCGCGGCGGTACGCGCTGTTCACGTTGATCGGGATTGCCGGCGAAGATGAGTTCGACGCACCGGATCTTGCCATCAGGCCCGGATCCAACCCACCGGCTGATGAACTAGGATCTCCTCCTGGAGTGGTCCCGCCTGGCTCGCCTCTGCCCACGGCCAACGCGCCCTGGCGCGCAGAAACGAAACGTGCCGCCGCCGGTCAGGCCGCGGCCCCCGCGACCGAACCCAAAACTTCTGAAGCGCTTGCCGCGCGTCTGCTCGCCGAGCTTCAGTCGCTTGCCAATGTGGAGGACATCGACCGCTGGGCACAGCGGGTGTGGCGGCACGCGAACACACTCACAGTACGGGGCGCCCAGCGGCTTGGCGAAGCTCTCGAGGACCGGCTCACCCGGCTGCAAGCCGCCGAACAGTCCACGCCAAGCCCGGAAGCGGCAGACACGGATGGCGCTGCCAGCTGGGCTCGCGTCGGAAAATTGCAGCGGCGCCGCGATCGCGAACACCTGCGCTTCGTCGCCAAGCAGCCCTGCCTCGCTTGTGGCCGGAGCCCGTCCGATCCGCACCACCTGCAGTTCGCGCAGCCCAGGGGCCTTGGCCTGAAGGTGAGCGACGAATTCACCGTGCCGCTCTGCCGCGCCCATCACCGGGAGCTGCATCGGGCAAGCAACGAAGTCGAGTGGTGGTTGCGGTTAGCCATCGAGCCGTTAGAAGTGGCCCGCAGGCTTTGGCTGACGACGCACCCGTTATAA
- a CDS encoding recombinase family protein, whose amino-acid sequence MSNALIVHKAHLPKSLLSGLAAQYVRMSTDRQQYSIQNQAAVIAAYAHAHHLTLVRTYKDEGESGLLIKNRTGLLQLLEDVESSQADFGHLLVYDVSRWGRFQDVDESAHYEFVCRRAGIKVAYCAEQFENDGSMLASIVKNIKRVMAAEYSRELSAKVYAGQCRFARLGYKPCGRAGYALVRELVDEKMQTRRVMKQGERKYLLTDHIRIRPGAPMEIAVVKWIFERFLEVKSETVIAWELNQKGLVTSTGVPWTRAAVGTVLRNESYIGNLIFNRKSQKLRQAAVRNPPDQWIRCKDCIEPIIDREIFFTARNIIENRRVDLSEDEMLVRLRKTLLKEGRLTPTIIDRTPGLPCSATCQTHFGNFRNLYRLLGYSPKRNYEFLDARPVWSELRAKLVEQVAAAIKAAGGRISSGGWSHCLRVNGSACLSVRAARWTPPQKPTHAPHWSIEREACLPGGWIAAIRLAEHNKTVLDYVLLPTDGKVKRTIRFSEAARARRGIARFKTAKGLVQAITRRLTKADPTTQTPPTRQRGRAKAMPSKSRKIHRRR is encoded by the coding sequence ATGAGTAATGCGCTCATCGTTCACAAAGCTCATCTGCCAAAATCGCTCCTCAGCGGGCTGGCAGCGCAATATGTCCGCATGTCAACCGACCGGCAGCAGTACTCCATTCAAAATCAGGCGGCCGTCATCGCCGCCTACGCCCACGCGCATCATTTGACGCTGGTGCGAACCTACAAGGACGAAGGCGAGAGCGGGTTGCTCATCAAGAACAGGACTGGGCTCCTCCAATTGCTGGAGGATGTCGAGAGCAGCCAGGCCGACTTTGGTCATCTCCTGGTCTACGACGTAAGCCGATGGGGCCGTTTCCAGGACGTCGATGAAAGCGCGCATTACGAGTTCGTTTGCCGGCGCGCTGGCATCAAGGTCGCTTATTGCGCTGAGCAATTCGAGAACGATGGGAGCATGCTCGCGAGCATCGTCAAGAACATCAAGCGCGTGATGGCCGCCGAGTACAGCCGCGAGCTGTCAGCGAAGGTCTACGCCGGTCAGTGCCGCTTCGCGCGGCTCGGCTACAAACCTTGTGGACGTGCCGGCTACGCACTCGTGCGGGAGCTCGTCGACGAAAAGATGCAGACGAGACGAGTGATGAAACAGGGGGAACGGAAGTACCTTCTGACCGACCACATCCGCATTCGACCGGGTGCCCCCATGGAGATCGCGGTCGTAAAGTGGATTTTCGAAAGGTTCTTGGAGGTTAAGTCGGAGACAGTGATCGCTTGGGAGCTCAACCAAAAAGGGCTCGTCACGAGTACCGGCGTGCCATGGACCCGCGCCGCGGTTGGCACTGTTCTCAGAAACGAGAGCTACATCGGAAACCTCATCTTCAACCGGAAGTCCCAAAAGCTCCGACAGGCCGCGGTGAGGAATCCGCCTGACCAATGGATCAGATGCAAGGACTGCATCGAGCCCATCATTGATCGCGAGATCTTCTTCACCGCTAGAAACATTATAGAGAACCGGCGCGTTGATCTTTCTGAGGATGAGATGCTGGTTCGGCTGCGCAAAACTCTTCTTAAAGAGGGCCGCTTGACGCCGACCATTATCGATCGAACTCCGGGACTGCCCTGCTCCGCGACCTGCCAGACTCATTTTGGCAATTTTCGAAATCTCTATCGATTGCTCGGCTATAGCCCGAAGCGAAACTACGAATTTCTCGACGCCCGCCCTGTCTGGTCCGAGCTCAGGGCAAAGCTCGTCGAACAGGTCGCTGCTGCGATCAAGGCGGCAGGCGGACGCATCAGTTCAGGCGGCTGGAGCCATTGCCTGCGCGTGAACGGGTCGGCCTGCCTTTCCGTGAGGGCTGCCCGTTGGACACCGCCGCAAAAGCCAACCCATGCACCGCACTGGAGCATCGAGCGCGAGGCATGCCTCCCTGGCGGCTGGATTGCCGCCATCCGCCTAGCCGAGCACAACAAGACAGTGCTCGACTACGTGTTGTTGCCGACCGATGGCAAAGTGAAACGCACGATCCGCTTTTCCGAGGCGGCGCGAGCGCGGCGAGGAATTGCGCGCTTCAAGACCGCCAAGGGCCTCGTCCAAGCCATCACGAGGCGATTGACAAAAGCGGATCCTACTACCCAGACGCCCCCGACGCGGCAGCGTGGGCGGGCGAAAGCGATGCCATCCAAGTCCAGAAAGATCCACCGACGACGCTGA
- a CDS encoding HAD-IIIA family hydrolase gives MKRPAVFFDRDGVLNEDDRYAFDPDKLRWVEGAKQAVKAVNDAGYFAFVVTNQSGIARGYYEERHVRNLHEWMSRELAIVGAHIDAFEFCPHHPDGLIERYRILCNCRKPQPGMIRALLGRYPVDIDDSFMVGDKQTDLAAAQAAGIAAYFFNGSNLHTFIAPLLTAWSHDSPHQPLSHRGGAGTED, from the coding sequence TTGAAGCGTCCGGCAGTCTTTTTTGATCGCGATGGCGTCCTCAACGAGGACGACCGCTATGCTTTTGATCCGGACAAGCTCCGGTGGGTGGAAGGAGCCAAACAAGCCGTAAAGGCAGTCAACGACGCCGGGTATTTTGCTTTTGTCGTAACGAACCAATCAGGAATTGCGCGGGGCTATTATGAGGAGCGGCATGTTCGCAATTTGCACGAATGGATGTCGCGTGAACTTGCTATCGTCGGTGCACATATCGATGCGTTCGAGTTCTGCCCGCACCACCCCGATGGGCTGATTGAGCGATACCGTATCCTCTGCAACTGTCGCAAGCCGCAGCCCGGGATGATTAGAGCTCTGCTCGGGCGCTACCCAGTGGATATCGATGATAGCTTCATGGTCGGGGACAAGCAGACTGATCTTGCTGCGGCGCAGGCAGCTGGCATCGCAGCCTATTTCTTCAATGGGTCTAACCTCCATACTTTTATCGCTCCGCTGTTAACAGCTTGGTCCCATGATTCTCCGCATCAACCACTGTCGCATCGTGGTGGCGCGGGAACGGAGGATTGA
- a CDS encoding GDP-L-fucose synthase translates to MASAPFELKGKNVYVAGHRGMVGSALVRRLQREDVRLVTVDRHEVDLRNQTAVFGWFAQMRPQVIFLAAAKVGGIVANDTLRAEFIYDNITIAANVIHAAHHNGAEKLMFLGSSCIYPKLAPQPLREDYVLSGPLEPTNEPYAIAKIAGIKMVEAYRSQYGCDFISVMPTNLYGPGDNYHPEMSHVVAALIRRFHDAKLSGATNVVVWGTGTPRREFLYVDDMADACVHLMKTYSGAELVNIGTGEDITIADFARLVAETVGYSGGISFDTSRPDGTPRKLLDVTRLAELGWHAAVSLEQGLGLAYEDYKSLGASAGL, encoded by the coding sequence ATGGCAAGCGCGCCATTTGAGCTGAAGGGCAAAAATGTTTACGTCGCCGGCCATCGCGGCATGGTCGGTAGCGCGCTCGTGCGTCGGCTCCAACGGGAGGACGTGAGGCTCGTCACGGTGGACCGGCACGAGGTCGACCTCCGCAACCAGACGGCCGTGTTCGGCTGGTTCGCGCAGATGCGGCCGCAGGTGATCTTCCTCGCCGCCGCCAAGGTCGGCGGCATCGTCGCAAACGATACGCTGAGGGCCGAGTTCATCTACGACAACATTACGATCGCCGCAAACGTGATTCACGCCGCGCATCACAATGGTGCGGAGAAGCTGATGTTTCTCGGCTCGTCCTGCATCTATCCGAAGCTGGCGCCTCAGCCGCTCCGGGAAGACTACGTGCTCTCGGGGCCGCTGGAGCCGACCAACGAACCCTATGCGATCGCCAAGATCGCCGGCATCAAGATGGTGGAGGCCTATCGCAGCCAATACGGTTGTGATTTCATCAGCGTGATGCCGACCAATCTCTACGGTCCCGGCGACAATTATCACCCTGAAATGAGTCACGTGGTCGCCGCGTTGATCCGGCGCTTCCACGACGCGAAGCTCTCGGGCGCGACGAACGTCGTGGTGTGGGGCACCGGCACGCCCCGGCGCGAGTTCCTCTATGTCGACGACATGGCCGATGCCTGCGTGCACCTGATGAAGACGTATTCCGGCGCCGAACTGGTCAACATCGGCACCGGAGAGGACATCACGATCGCCGACTTCGCGCGCCTCGTGGCCGAAACCGTCGGATACAGCGGCGGGATCAGTTTCGACACCTCGCGTCCCGACGGTACGCCGCGCAAGCTGCTCGACGTCACCCGGCTGGCTGAACTCGGCTGGCATGCCGCGGTCTCGCTAGAACAAGGCTTAGGGCTAGCTTATGAGGACTATAAGTCGTTGGGGGCTTCCGCCGGCTTATGA
- the gmd gene encoding GDP-mannose 4,6-dehydratase produces the protein MTQRVALITGVTGQDGAYLAEYLLSLGYIVHGIKRRSSSFNTARVDHLYQDPHVGSVPFLMHYGDMTDSTNLIRLVQNIRPTEIYNLAAQSHVAVSFESPEYTANADAIGVLRLLEAIRILGMEKETRFYQASTSELYGLVQEIPQKETTPFYPRSPYGVAKLYGYWITVNYREAYGMFASNGILFNHESPIRGETFVTRKITRGVARIEVGLEDTLYLGNLSAKRDWGHARDYVEGMHMILQADKPDDFVLSTGETRSVREMVELAFAQVGRRIEWRGEGIEETGVDAASGKTVVRIDPTYFRPTEVDLLIGDASKAHQVLGWKPKRSFAQLVEEMVASDLAEAKRDTAHGKRAI, from the coding sequence ATGACTCAACGTGTTGCTCTGATCACCGGCGTGACCGGCCAGGACGGCGCCTATCTGGCCGAATACCTGCTGTCGCTCGGCTACATCGTGCACGGCATCAAACGGCGCTCGTCCTCATTCAATACCGCGCGGGTCGATCACCTCTATCAGGACCCTCATGTCGGCAGCGTGCCGTTCCTGATGCACTATGGTGATATGACGGACTCGACCAATCTGATCCGTCTGGTGCAGAACATCAGGCCGACCGAGATCTACAATCTCGCCGCGCAGAGCCATGTTGCGGTCAGCTTCGAGAGTCCTGAATATACCGCGAACGCGGATGCGATTGGCGTGCTGCGGCTTCTGGAGGCGATTCGCATCCTCGGCATGGAGAAGGAGACGCGGTTCTACCAAGCCTCGACCTCCGAGCTTTATGGCCTTGTGCAGGAGATTCCACAGAAGGAGACAACGCCGTTCTACCCGCGCTCGCCTTATGGCGTGGCCAAGCTCTATGGTTACTGGATCACGGTGAACTACCGCGAAGCCTACGGCATGTTCGCGTCCAACGGCATCCTGTTCAACCACGAGAGCCCGATCCGCGGCGAGACGTTCGTGACCCGCAAGATCACCCGCGGCGTCGCCCGCATCGAGGTCGGTCTCGAGGATACGCTCTATCTCGGCAATCTCTCGGCCAAGCGCGACTGGGGGCACGCGCGCGACTATGTCGAGGGCATGCACATGATCCTTCAAGCCGACAAGCCTGACGATTTCGTGCTCTCCACCGGCGAGACGCGCTCGGTGCGGGAGATGGTCGAACTGGCGTTCGCGCAGGTCGGCCGCCGTATCGAATGGCGGGGCGAGGGAATCGAGGAGACAGGCGTCGATGCAGCGAGCGGCAAGACCGTCGTCAGGATCGATCCGACCTACTTCCGACCGACCGAGGTCGATCTTCTCATCGGCGACGCCAGTAAGGCGCATCAGGTGCTCGGCTGGAAGCCGAAGCGGAGCTTCGCTCAGCTCGTCGAGGAGATGGTGGCGAGCGACCTTGCCGAGGCGAAACGGGATACAGCCCATGGCAAGCGCGCCATTTGA
- a CDS encoding HAD hydrolase-like protein gives MPREPAARGVHINAFEYWPFHFDGPIKCYRCVSERRKPQRGMIIDLLSRLPVETSWSFLVCDRPSDVEAADAAGLPGDTFLGGNLRGFFLPLLAIG, from the coding sequence ATGCCACGTGAACCGGCGGCCCGGGGTGTGCATATCAATGCTTTCGAGTATTGGCCGTTTCATTTCGACGGCCCTATTAAATGTTACCGGTGCGTCAGCGAACGCCGCAAGCCGCAGCGCGGCATGATCATCGACCTTCTGAGCAGGTTGCCCGTCGAGACGAGTTGGAGCTTCCTGGTCTGTGACAGGCCGTCGGACGTCGAAGCCGCGGACGCCGCGGGGCTCCCGGGCGACACCTTTCTGGGCGGAAACCTCCGGGGCTTCTTCTTGCCGCTTTTGGCGATCGGATAA